The Planctomycetota bacterium genome window below encodes:
- the cas1 gene encoding CRISPR-associated endonuclease Cas1 yields MPSNTENLPVYCLNAFVYCTRRFYYEYVEGLSVVNDAVADGQIKHRRVDEGVGKTTAPDEETLQTRSFHLSSEKYGITGKIDVLEEKDSECYPVEYKKRACPRDQNDQPFVWDNDKIQLCAQALLLESNNYGNIAKGYLYYVGSKIRVEVVFDDTLRQKTIETIQSARALADSDKIPEPLKDDNRCIHCSLLPICLPEETGAIKLPPDPAKPIRRIIPEKSEGYVAYLNHQGARVTKKGENLVILDSKGEKLQELHLYHLEQIVVFGNISISTQALSCLLENNIPIVYLSIHGKFKGVTTGIPPKNISLRMAQYEAANNQALALAIARSITATKVHNQRVMLMRNAQNNTKQSGVPNNIGSEEAKYKLQHLISECVNAPALESLLGFEGTAARYYFGSFNEMLKRSDSPERSGIQSGLNGNGFTFSFEGRNKRPPSDPVNALLSFAYALLAKDCFSACLTVGLDPYLGFYHQTKYGRPALALDLMEEFRPIIADSVVLTLINNKMVSNNDFLINNGAKRSPDSHRGGACYLTESGRRSFFEAYERRRNDVVTHPVFGYQMSYGRVLETQARLLARVITGEAPEYIGFKVR; encoded by the coding sequence ATGCCCAGCAATACAGAAAATCTGCCTGTTTATTGTCTCAATGCCTTTGTCTATTGTACACGTAGGTTTTATTATGAATATGTTGAAGGCTTGAGTGTCGTTAATGACGCGGTAGCTGATGGCCAGATAAAACACCGCCGGGTAGACGAAGGCGTTGGCAAAACGACCGCCCCGGACGAAGAGACACTACAGACCCGCAGTTTCCATCTTTCGTCAGAGAAATACGGCATCACCGGTAAGATAGATGTTTTAGAAGAAAAGGATAGCGAATGTTATCCGGTAGAATATAAGAAACGAGCCTGTCCCCGTGACCAGAACGACCAGCCTTTTGTCTGGGATAATGATAAGATTCAACTCTGCGCCCAGGCATTACTGCTGGAAAGCAATAATTATGGGAATATAGCCAAAGGCTATCTTTATTACGTTGGCTCTAAGATACGGGTTGAAGTCGTTTTTGATGATACACTACGGCAGAAGACAATAGAGACCATTCAATCCGCCCGCGCCTTAGCCGATAGCGATAAAATTCCTGAACCGCTTAAAGATGATAACCGATGTATCCACTGTTCGCTTCTGCCTATCTGTTTGCCTGAAGAAACCGGCGCGATAAAATTACCACCAGACCCCGCCAAACCCATCAGACGGATTATCCCAGAAAAGTCAGAGGGCTATGTGGCTTATCTCAACCACCAGGGGGCGCGGGTCACCAAGAAAGGCGAGAATCTGGTTATCCTTGATTCCAAGGGCGAGAAATTGCAGGAACTTCATCTTTATCATCTGGAACAGATAGTCGTCTTCGGGAATATTTCTATCAGCACACAGGCATTATCCTGCTTACTGGAAAATAATATCCCCATCGTTTATCTTTCCATCCACGGCAAGTTTAAGGGCGTAACCACCGGTATTCCGCCTAAGAATATCTCATTAAGAATGGCGCAATATGAGGCGGCGAATAACCAGGCGCTGGCGTTAGCAATCGCCCGTTCCATCACCGCTACCAAGGTTCATAACCAACGGGTGATGCTGATGAGAAATGCCCAGAATAACACGAAGCAAAGCGGAGTCCCGAATAATATCGGGAGTGAAGAAGCCAAATATAAACTCCAACATCTTATTTCGGAATGTGTAAATGCACCTGCTTTGGAATCATTGCTCGGATTTGAAGGCACAGCCGCACGGTATTATTTTGGCTCGTTCAACGAGATGCTAAAGCGAAGCGACAGTCCCGAAAGATCGGGAATCCAATCGGGATTAAATGGCAATGGTTTTACCTTTTCCTTTGAGGGCAGGAATAAACGACCGCCGTCTGACCCGGTTAATGCCTTGTTATCTTTTGCATATGCACTATTGGCGAAAGACTGTTTCTCGGCTTGTTTGACCGTTGGCTTAGACCCGTATTTAGGGTTTTATCACCAGACTAAATATGGCCGTCCGGCATTGGCGCTTGACCTGATGGAAGAATTTCGTCCGATTATTGCCGACTCGGTTGTCCTGACGCTTATTAATAACAAGATGGTATCCAACAATGATTTCCTGATTAACAACGGAGCGAAGCGGAGTCCCGATAGCCATCGGGGAGGTGCCTGTTACCTTACAGAATCCGGCAGACGTTCTTTCTTTGAGGCGTATGAAAGACGGAGAAATGATGTGGTAACGCATCCGGTGTTTGGCTACCAAATGTCCTACGGTCGTGTTCTGGAAACACAGGCTCGTTTACTTGCCAGAGTAATTACCGGCGAAGCACCGGAATATATCGGCTTCAAGGTTAGATAA
- the cas2 gene encoding CRISPR-associated endonuclease Cas2 — MNYYIIAYDIADPKRLNRIHKTLKDYGNPLQFSIFECYLTRKDLIILQDKLERIINNAEDRIIVLALCPPCKDRITIIGKQEMQEQPNGAVVV; from the coding sequence ATGAATTATTACATTATCGCCTATGACATCGCCGACCCCAAAAGATTAAACCGCATCCATAAAACACTTAAGGATTACGGCAACCCTTTACAGTTTAGTATCTTTGAGTGTTACTTGACACGTAAGGATTTAATTATACTACAGGATAAATTAGAGAGAATTATCAATAACGCCGAAGACCGGATTATTGTTCTTGCTTTATGCCCGCCCTGCAAAGACCGGATAACGATTATCGGCAAACAGGAAATGCAGGAGCAACCAAATGGGGCAGTAGTAGTATAA